In Gemmata obscuriglobus, a single genomic region encodes these proteins:
- a CDS encoding CobW family GTP-binding protein, with product MHAVPTNLITGFLGVGKTTAVIDLLQRKEKGSRWAVLVNEYGAVSIDDALIEGSAPEGVTVREVGGGCVCCASAPFLPVAIHFLLLEARPERLIIETTGLGHPARLLDSLRMSYHGRLDVRATIGIVDPHDFAKPEMRDNPVFVDQIQMADVLVMNKLDAAAPELVSDFQSWANGLFPPKLLIAGTTQGRLDPAWLDLSANDERLPLFPQPRFPAPAPGKGGGEKGNLPPGPLPEGRGSSSGPLSAPDSQATGEAASLPLPSGRGPGGRLPFSPPEGNEEKHSGVKRYLSAGGPACGWVFDPQIVFDEAKLLALLANTREVTRLKGVFHLPDEWAAVNRAGSALSVNPTAYRRDSRVEVFATGLDWAVFERELLACLLIPGEGGST from the coding sequence ATGCACGCCGTCCCGACCAACCTGATTACCGGCTTCCTCGGGGTCGGGAAGACCACCGCCGTGATCGACCTCCTTCAGCGCAAGGAGAAGGGCTCGCGGTGGGCCGTGCTGGTGAACGAGTACGGCGCCGTCTCCATCGACGACGCCCTGATCGAGGGCAGCGCCCCCGAGGGCGTCACGGTGCGCGAGGTGGGCGGCGGGTGCGTGTGCTGTGCCAGCGCGCCGTTCCTGCCGGTGGCGATCCACTTCCTGCTGCTCGAGGCCCGGCCCGAACGGCTCATCATCGAGACCACGGGGCTCGGGCACCCGGCCCGCCTCCTCGACTCGCTCCGCATGAGCTACCACGGGCGGCTCGACGTGCGGGCCACGATCGGCATCGTCGATCCGCACGACTTCGCGAAGCCGGAGATGCGCGACAACCCGGTCTTCGTGGACCAGATCCAGATGGCGGACGTGCTGGTGATGAACAAGCTCGACGCCGCCGCGCCCGAACTCGTCTCGGACTTCCAGAGCTGGGCGAACGGGCTGTTCCCGCCCAAGCTCCTCATCGCGGGCACGACGCAGGGGCGCCTCGATCCGGCGTGGCTCGACCTCAGCGCGAACGACGAACGGCTGCCGCTGTTCCCGCAACCTCGCTTCCCGGCCCCCGCCCCTGGGAAAGGAGGGGGAGAGAAAGGCAACCTACCCCCCGGCCCCCTCCCTGAAGGGAGGGGGAGTTCGTCTGGTCCGCTGAGCGCACCAGACTCGCAAGCCACTGGAGAAGCGGCTTCTCTCCCCCTCCCTTCAGGGAGGGGGCCGGGGGGCAGGTTGCCTTTCTCTCCCCCCGAAGGGAACGAGGAGAAACATTCCGGCGTCAAACGTTACCTTTCGGCCGGCGGGCCGGCGTGCGGGTGGGTGTTCGACCCGCAAATCGTGTTCGACGAGGCCAAGCTGCTCGCCCTTCTGGCGAATACCCGTGAGGTCACGCGCCTGAAGGGCGTGTTTCACCTGCCGGACGAGTGGGCGGCCGTGAACCGGGCGGGGAGCGCGCTCAGCGTGAATCCCACGGCGTACCGGCGCGACAGTCGGGTCGAGGTGTTCGCCACCGGGCTGGACTGGGCCGTGTTCGAGCGCGAACTGCTGGCTTGCCTCCTCATTCCAGGTGAAGGGGGATCGACGTGA
- a CDS encoding IS110 family transposase — translation MISCRTEPTPPCAPAPGSCTAARPSPTSPWKFTRLKRKTDHDAAQRLAELEAIGQLPTVTMPDPRTRQRRLLIAFRQELVGQRVACQNRIRALFAAHAVAMPAGAKAWTADGLDVLDAEARELSDCGPDELWRGMLGIAVAQYRDLEHRIAETERALDQLSAADPGTQLLLSIPGVGPRTAEAVAAHLGDANRFASGKQVGAYAGLVPTQYQSGVTDRKGRITRRGPAVLRKLLVECSWCMLRYNPWAQAQYKRLTGGGTARKKPAIVAVARKLLVRCWAMLRTNQRWRDDTPRPEATTAPATG, via the coding sequence TTGATTTCTTGCCGCACGGAGCCCACACCTCCTTGCGCACCAGCGCCGGGGTCTTGCACCGCAGCACGTCCATCCCCAACATCACCGTGGAAGTTCACCCGGCTGAAGCGCAAGACGGACCACGACGCCGCCCAGCGGCTGGCCGAGCTCGAGGCCATCGGCCAGTTGCCCACGGTCACCATGCCCGACCCGCGCACCCGCCAGCGGCGGCTGCTGATCGCGTTCCGACAGGAGTTGGTCGGGCAGCGGGTGGCCTGTCAGAACCGGATCCGCGCGCTGTTCGCGGCCCACGCGGTGGCCATGCCCGCCGGTGCCAAGGCGTGGACCGCGGACGGGCTGGACGTACTCGACGCCGAGGCCCGGGAGCTGAGCGACTGTGGCCCGGACGAGTTGTGGCGCGGGATGCTCGGGATCGCGGTGGCCCAGTACCGGGACCTGGAGCACCGGATCGCCGAGACCGAGCGGGCCCTGGACCAGCTGAGCGCGGCCGACCCGGGCACCCAACTGTTGCTGTCGATCCCGGGCGTGGGTCCACGCACCGCCGAGGCGGTGGCCGCGCACCTGGGGGATGCCAACCGGTTCGCGTCGGGCAAGCAGGTGGGCGCGTACGCGGGCCTGGTGCCGACCCAGTACCAGAGCGGTGTGACGGACCGCAAGGGGCGCATCACGCGGCGCGGCCCGGCGGTGCTGCGGAAGCTGCTGGTCGAGTGCTCGTGGTGCATGTTGCGGTACAACCCGTGGGCCCAGGCCCAGTACAAGCGGCTCACCGGTGGCGGGACCGCGCGCAAGAAGCCGGCCATCGTGGCGGTGGCGCGGAAGCTGTTGGTGCGGTGCTGGGCCATGCTCCGCACCAACCAGCGGTGGCGCGACGACACACCCCGACCCGAAGCCACGACCGCACCCGCGACCGGATGA
- the rpsU gene encoding 30S ribosomal protein S21 yields MGVRVEVCEGESLTSALRRFRKYVRSANVMYEYRWHDEFTKRCEERRRRKGNAKRRAQGLRSWREYQRECESEANWPDPPRPSL; encoded by the coding sequence ATGGGTGTCCGAGTGGAGGTCTGCGAGGGCGAGTCGCTCACGTCGGCCCTGCGGAGGTTCCGCAAGTACGTCCGGTCGGCGAACGTGATGTACGAGTACCGCTGGCACGACGAGTTCACCAAGCGGTGCGAGGAGCGGCGGCGGCGCAAGGGCAACGCCAAGCGGCGGGCCCAAGGGTTGCGGTCGTGGCGGGAGTACCAGCGTGAGTGCGAGTCTGAGGCCAACTGGCCCGACCCGCCGCGTCCATCCTTGTAG
- a CDS encoding IS3 family transposase (programmed frameshift), with amino-acid sequence MAGKRKSHSAAFKAQVALAALKGDKTINELASQHGVHPTLIHGWKKQLLTGAEAVFASGAKGTGPPEDKTTELYEQIGRLKVELDWVKKKSAASAEAKRARIEAEHPELSVRRQCELIGLNRSTVYYEPTPESAENLTLMRLIDEQYTTCPFYGSRRLAAWLGTQGHEVNRKRVQRLLRIMGLEALYPKPKLSVGSGHKVYPYLLRGVAIDRVHQVWSTDITYIPMPTGFMYLAATMDWFSRYVVAWRLSNTLDGSFCQDMLEEALGRGKPEVFNTDQGVQFTAAAWVGRLERAGVAVSMDGRGRCLDNVFVERLWRSVKYEDVYLKGYESVPALESGLRAYFGFYNTERLHQSLDYRTPAQVYGVGATKAPTKQ; translated from the exons ATGGCGGGCAAGCGGAAGAGTCACTCGGCGGCGTTCAAGGCCCAGGTCGCGCTGGCGGCCCTCAAGGGCGACAAGACCATCAACGAACTGGCGAGTCAGCACGGCGTCCACCCGACCCTGATTCATGGGTGGAAGAAGCAGTTGCTCACCGGGGCCGAGGCCGTGTTCGCCTCGGGGGCGAAGGGCACCGGCCCCCCGGAAGACAAGACGACCGAGTTGTACGAGCAGATCGGCCGCCTCAAGGTGGAACTCGACTGGGTGAAAAAAAAATCGGCCGCC TCGGCTGAGGCCAAGCGTGCCCGGATCGAGGCCGAGCACCCGGAGCTGAGCGTCCGGCGCCAGTGCGAGCTGATCGGATTGAACCGCTCGACGGTGTACTACGAGCCGACCCCGGAGAGCGCGGAGAACCTGACGCTGATGCGGTTGATCGACGAGCAGTACACGACGTGCCCGTTCTACGGGAGCCGGCGCCTGGCCGCGTGGCTGGGCACCCAGGGCCACGAGGTGAACCGCAAGCGGGTGCAGCGGCTGTTGCGGATCATGGGGTTGGAGGCCCTGTACCCCAAGCCCAAGCTGTCGGTCGGGTCCGGGCACAAGGTGTACCCGTACCTGTTGCGGGGCGTGGCCATCGACCGGGTCCATCAGGTGTGGAGCACGGACATCACGTACATCCCGATGCCCACCGGGTTCATGTACCTGGCCGCAACGATGGACTGGTTCAGCCGGTACGTGGTGGCCTGGCGACTGTCCAACACGTTGGACGGGTCATTCTGCCAGGACATGCTGGAGGAGGCCTTGGGCCGGGGCAAGCCGGAGGTGTTCAACACGGACCAGGGAGTCCAGTTCACGGCCGCCGCGTGGGTCGGGCGATTGGAGCGGGCCGGGGTCGCGGTGAGCATGGACGGGCGGGGCCGGTGCCTGGACAACGTGTTCGTGGAGCGCCTGTGGCGGAGCGTCAAGTACGAGGACGTGTACCTCAAGGGTTACGAGTCGGTGCCGGCCCTGGAGAGTGGGCTCCGGGCGTACTTCGGGTTCTACAACACCGAGCGGTTACACCAGTCCCTGGACTACCGCACCCCGGCTCAGGTGTATGGCGTCGGAGCCACGAAGGCCCCGACGAAACAGTAG